Sequence from the Sulfurospirillum tamanense genome:
AAAAAGGCCATACGCTTTGAATCAGCTTAGACCCCCATGGCTGTACTGAAGCGCGCCCGATGTCACCTTGGGTTGTGTACATAATTTTAGCATCAGCAATAAACTTAGAATCAATCTGATTGTACTGGGAAATATCATAAGGGCGAATCACACCACTGATTTGAACAATCTGTTTTTCACCATTGAGCAACAACTCCCTGCTTCCTTCAATAAAATAATTTCCATTATTCATAACCTTAATAATCCGAGCAGAAATGGTCGTGGTAAACCTTTCATTCCGAGAGTTTGAACCGCTTCCTGAGAAATTATTAGAAGAGCCTGATTCAAACCCAATGTTAGTGTATTTGTTAAGTGTATTGGCTACATTCACTAGGGGCGAATCTGGATTATTTGCCGCAACAA
This genomic interval carries:
- a CDS encoding flagellar basal body L-ring protein FlgH, with the protein product VAANNPDSPLVNVANTLNKYTNIGFESGSSNNFSGSGSNSRNERFTTTISARIIKVMNNGNYFIEGSRELLLNGEKQIVQISGVIRPYDISQYNQIDSKFIADAKIMYTTQGDIGRASVQPWGSKLIQSVWPF